Within the Magnetospirillum sp. genome, the region CACGCGCTCGCAACCGCCCTGGGCCTTGCCCAACTTTTTGCCGTCTATCCGCTTGCCTACGACATCGTGCGCTATGCCGGAGCGGCTTATCTCGCGTTTCTTGCGGTGCGTATCCTCACCGCACCGCAAGCCCCCATGGCGCCATCGGCGGCCTCGGCCGAGGCCACAACAGCCGCCGCGATCGCACCCATGTTCCGCCAGGGCCTCTGGAACAACGTGCTCAATCCCAAAATGGCGCTGTTTGTGGTGGCCCTCTTCCCGCAATTCGTCGATCCCGCAGGCCCCTCGATCGTGCTGCAGATGCTGCTGCTGGCCACGATCCTCAATGCGATCGGCCTCGTCGTGAACGGGGCGGTCATAGTCGTCTCGGCCCGTGCCGGCCGCGCCATTGCCGGCAGCAAGCGCGCGG harbors:
- a CDS encoding LysE family translocator, giving the protein MEIAVLWIFALACVALAATPGPDMLLIAARSASHGRAAGFATLAGIQIGTYGHALATALGLAQLFAVYPLAYDIVRYAGAAYLAFLAVRILTAPQAPMAPSAASAEATTAAAIAPMFRQGLWNNVLNPKMALFVVALFPQFVDPAGPSIVLQMLLLATILNAIGLVVNGAVIVVSARAGRAIAGSKRAVTAMRWFLACVFAGLALRLVLDERR